The Anoxybacillus flavithermus genome has a segment encoding these proteins:
- a CDS encoding sporulation protein YjcZ, with protein sequence MGYGYCGYGYGGYGYGGGYGSTFVLIVVLFILLIIVGAAFVH encoded by the coding sequence ATGGGTTACGGATATTGCGGATATGGTTACGGTGGCTACGGCTACGGCGGCGGATACGGTTCAACATTCGTGTTGATCGTTGTGTTGTTCATCTTGTTGATTATCGTTGGTGCAGCGTTCGTTCACTAA
- a CDS encoding thiol reductase thioredoxin: MKRLQDAQQFEQAIASSTPVVVKFFTTWCPDCVRMDQFIGEVIASYPQFTWYDINRDDVPDIAETYNVMGIPSLLVFQNGEKIAHLHSANAKTREQVEEFLQTIS, translated from the coding sequence ATGAAACGACTACAAGATGCACAACAATTTGAACAAGCGATCGCATCAAGCACGCCCGTTGTCGTAAAGTTTTTTACAACATGGTGCCCAGATTGCGTGCGCATGGATCAATTTATCGGCGAAGTAATCGCTAGTTATCCACAATTTACATGGTATGACATCAATCGCGATGACGTGCCAGACATCGCCGAAACGTACAACGTGATGGGCATTCCAAGCTTGCTTGTGTTCCAAAACGGGGAAAAAATCGCCCACTTACATAGCGCCAATGCCAAAACACGCGAACAAGTCGAGGAGTTTCTGCAAACAATCAGCTAA
- a CDS encoding stage V sporulation protein AD has translation MMKGHRTWVFENRPVIIATAAVGGPFEANGNIADDFDLLHEDLWLGEDSYEKAHKVLFEEAFFQAMAKANIEKEQVQFIISGDLINQMTPSSFAARTLSTPYLGVFGACSTSMEALALSAFIVNYGGAKYILTGAASHNAAVEKQFRYPTEYGGQKPPTAQWTVTGAGVALVGSEGDGPRITSATIGRVVDMGLTDPFNMGGAMAPAAVDTIEAHLRDMQVDASYYDLIVTGDLGKIGRTVSLDLLRKNGMELEEERYQDCGLIIYREGQPVLSGGSGAGCSATVVYGHLLNRMKRGEIKRMLVVATGALLSPLTFQQGETIPCIAHAVAIEYGGDHS, from the coding sequence ATGATGAAAGGACATCGCACATGGGTGTTTGAAAACCGTCCCGTCATCATCGCCACCGCGGCAGTCGGCGGACCGTTTGAAGCGAACGGAAATATCGCCGATGATTTTGATTTGCTTCATGAAGACCTTTGGCTCGGGGAAGATTCGTATGAAAAAGCGCATAAAGTGCTGTTTGAAGAAGCGTTTTTTCAAGCGATGGCGAAAGCAAACATCGAAAAAGAACAAGTGCAATTCATTATTTCTGGCGATTTAATTAATCAAATGACGCCGTCAAGCTTTGCGGCACGCACGCTTAGCACCCCGTATTTAGGTGTATTTGGCGCTTGTTCGACATCGATGGAAGCGCTCGCATTAAGCGCGTTTATCGTCAATTACGGCGGAGCGAAGTACATATTAACAGGTGCCGCAAGCCATAACGCTGCCGTCGAAAAGCAGTTTCGTTATCCGACCGAATACGGTGGGCAAAAGCCACCGACGGCGCAATGGACGGTGACCGGGGCAGGGGTAGCGCTCGTCGGAAGTGAAGGAGACGGCCCACGCATTACATCGGCGACGATTGGGCGCGTCGTCGATATGGGATTGACCGACCCGTTTAATATGGGCGGGGCGATGGCGCCAGCCGCAGTCGATACAATTGAAGCGCATTTGCGCGATATGCAAGTCGATGCGTCGTATTACGATTTAATTGTCACGGGCGATTTAGGAAAAATCGGCCGCACCGTCTCGCTCGATTTGTTGCGAAAAAACGGGATGGAGCTTGAAGAAGAGCGATATCAAGATTGCGGGTTAATCATTTATCGCGAAGGCCAGCCGGTGTTGTCGGGAGGGAGCGGAGCGGGGTGTTCTGCGACGGTCGTGTACGGTCATTTGTTGAATCGTATGAAGCGAGGAGAGATCAAGCGCATGCTCGTCGTGGCGACAGGAGCGCTTTTATCACCGCTGACGTTTCAACAAGGGGAAACGATTCCTTGTATTGCCCATGCAGTGGCGATTGAATATGGAGGCGATCATTCATGA
- a CDS encoding stage V sporulation protein AE: MMAMFFWAFVVGGLICVIGQVMFDVFKLTPAHTLSALVVAGAILDGFGLYEPLIDFAGAGATIPITSFGNALVHGAMQEAEKHGIVGVLTGMFEVTSAGISAAIVFGFIGALLFKPKG, translated from the coding sequence ATGATGGCGATGTTTTTTTGGGCGTTTGTCGTCGGAGGGCTCATTTGTGTTATCGGACAAGTGATGTTTGATGTGTTTAAGTTGACGCCTGCGCATACGTTAAGTGCACTTGTCGTGGCTGGTGCGATTTTAGACGGATTTGGATTGTACGAGCCGCTTATTGATTTTGCAGGTGCAGGGGCAACGATTCCCATTACAAGTTTCGGCAATGCGCTCGTGCACGGGGCGATGCAAGAGGCAGAAAAACATGGCATTGTCGGGGTGTTGACGGGCATGTTTGAAGTGACGAGCGCCGGCATTTCAGCAGCCATCGTATTCGGTTTTATCGGAGCATTATTATTTAAACCGAAAGGATAG
- a CDS encoding GNAT family N-acetyltransferase, whose amino-acid sequence MYVKYGQEETLWRDALIVRRAVFIDEQGVSEEEEIDAFEQTSIHFVLYDDDKPIAAGRFRTIDDVGKIERICVLPAYRGRGLGKRIMEAIEQYATKHVTKVKLNAQTHAEPFYKQLGYETVSDVFLDAGIPHVTMVKTIDMRS is encoded by the coding sequence ATGTACGTCAAATACGGACAAGAGGAAACGCTTTGGCGCGACGCCCTGATCGTTCGCCGCGCCGTCTTTATTGACGAACAAGGAGTGTCGGAAGAGGAAGAAATTGACGCATTTGAACAAACGTCCATTCATTTCGTACTATACGACGATGACAAACCGATTGCGGCAGGACGCTTCCGAACGATTGACGACGTCGGTAAAATTGAGCGCATTTGCGTCCTCCCTGCTTATCGCGGACGCGGCCTTGGCAAACGCATCATGGAAGCGATCGAGCAATACGCAACAAAGCACGTTACAAAAGTAAAATTAAACGCGCAAACCCACGCCGAACCGTTTTATAAACAGCTCGGCTACGAAACGGTATCCGACGTCTTTCTTGATGCCGGCATTCCTCATGTGACGATGGTAAAAACAATCGACATGCGATCATAA
- a CDS encoding ATP-dependent DNA helicase Rep, with protein sequence MTLHKGVQAMNKAQYNGKLFDIHTLPREKYELVYEQSLRNKWTCPMCGGVVRFHLAIEHAPHFYHVSNACIKEERKQANIISIRPTEPFQTKEKKQMTVCGIPLDAEQYEAAQHVEGPLLVLAGAGSGKTRTLTTRAAAMIAHHRIQSKNMMIVTFTTKAAKELVDRLQSYNLADIPTVGTFHSLFYRMLQHADPFRWRHERLIRDWQKEKMMKEIGRGIGIDERDFPYDEAMQRISYWKNTLTPLHAITIENEWDERVVQLYKQYEAKKQQLEWFDFDDMLYACYDMLQTDEKRLRQYHERFHYFLIDEFQDINSVQYETMKLLASHTHHICAVGDDDQAIYAFRGSDSSFIQQFQQDFPNTKIVKLTENYRSPHPIVSLANRIIAKSRTRIPKQMNAQTDSVHMPTLFFPYDEEEEATMIACDIEERMKQGVHPSDIAVLCRTNASARAVFERLSQLHIPVTTDGDSFYNRRIVRYILSFFQLAIDPNDEQAMTDVATVLFLKQAIMNDLKANAILQDCSLVEALAKLDGIPPFQKQKLRTIAPLFAKVKEMKPFDAIDFIEKEMGLGEFLKKRGNEGNAIEKGSDDVRDVKVVARKFKTIQAFLSHVKRVQAYANKTCADGVQLMTIHRSKGLEFPIVYIIGAVDGLLPHDYALEAYRNGDVAPLEEERRLLYVAITRAKQRLFISVPSMRRLKKANASRLLSFLQTKAKSLV encoded by the coding sequence TTGACGTTACACAAAGGAGTTCAAGCGATGAATAAGGCGCAATATAACGGCAAGTTGTTTGACATTCATACGTTACCAAGAGAAAAATATGAGCTCGTGTATGAACAAAGTTTACGCAACAAATGGACGTGCCCGATGTGCGGTGGAGTCGTTCGCTTTCATTTAGCGATTGAACATGCCCCGCACTTTTATCATGTGTCAAATGCTTGTATAAAAGAAGAACGAAAACAAGCGAACATCATCTCGATTCGCCCAACCGAACCGTTTCAAACGAAAGAAAAAAAACAAATGACCGTATGCGGTATCCCACTCGATGCAGAGCAATACGAAGCCGCTCAACACGTGGAAGGTCCACTTCTTGTGCTTGCGGGTGCTGGAAGCGGAAAAACGCGCACGTTAACGACGCGCGCTGCCGCCATGATCGCACATCATCGCATTCAATCGAAAAACATGATGATCGTCACCTTTACGACAAAAGCAGCAAAAGAGCTGGTCGACAGACTGCAGTCGTACAACCTTGCCGACATACCGACCGTCGGCACATTTCATAGCTTATTTTATCGCATGTTGCAACATGCCGATCCGTTCCGTTGGCGACATGAACGGCTCATTCGCGACTGGCAAAAAGAAAAAATGATGAAAGAAATCGGTCGCGGCATCGGCATTGACGAACGTGATTTTCCGTACGACGAAGCGATGCAACGTATTTCCTATTGGAAAAATACGCTCACGCCCCTTCACGCCATCACCATTGAAAACGAATGGGACGAGCGCGTTGTGCAATTATACAAACAATATGAAGCGAAAAAACAACAGCTCGAATGGTTTGATTTTGATGATATGTTATACGCGTGCTATGACATGTTGCAGACGGACGAAAAACGATTGCGACAATATCACGAACGGTTTCATTACTTTTTAATCGACGAATTTCAAGACATTAACAGCGTGCAATACGAGACGATGAAACTACTTGCGTCCCACACGCATCATATTTGCGCCGTTGGCGATGATGACCAAGCGATTTATGCGTTTCGCGGCTCCGATTCATCGTTTATTCAACAATTCCAACAAGACTTTCCGAACACGAAAATCGTCAAGCTTACCGAAAACTATCGTTCACCGCATCCGATCGTATCGCTTGCCAACCGCATCATTGCGAAAAGCCGCACGCGCATTCCGAAGCAGATGAACGCTCAAACCGACAGCGTGCATATGCCGACGCTGTTCTTTCCGTACGATGAAGAAGAAGAAGCAACGATGATCGCCTGCGACATTGAAGAACGAATGAAACAAGGTGTGCACCCAAGCGATATCGCCGTTTTATGTCGCACGAACGCATCGGCGCGTGCCGTCTTTGAACGGCTTTCACAACTTCACATCCCCGTCACGACAGACGGCGATTCGTTTTACAATCGGCGCATCGTGCGCTATATATTAAGCTTTTTTCAACTTGCGATCGATCCAAACGACGAACAAGCAATGACCGATGTCGCCACCGTATTGTTTTTAAAACAAGCGATCATGAACGACTTAAAGGCGAACGCCATTTTACAAGACTGTTCGCTCGTTGAAGCGCTTGCCAAACTTGACGGCATTCCGCCGTTTCAAAAACAAAAACTGCGCACGATCGCCCCGCTTTTCGCGAAAGTGAAAGAGATGAAGCCGTTTGATGCGATCGATTTCATCGAAAAAGAGATGGGCTTAGGCGAATTTTTAAAAAAGCGCGGCAACGAAGGGAACGCGATTGAAAAAGGATCCGACGACGTGCGCGACGTGAAAGTCGTCGCGCGGAAATTTAAAACGATTCAAGCGTTTCTATCTCACGTCAAACGCGTTCAAGCATACGCCAATAAAACGTGCGCAGACGGCGTTCAACTCATGACGATTCATCGCTCAAAAGGGCTAGAATTTCCAATCGTCTACATTATCGGGGCAGTCGACGGGCTATTGCCGCATGACTATGCGCTTGAAGCGTACCGAAATGGCGATGTCGCTCCGCTTGAAGAAGAACGTCGCCTTCTATACGTTGCGATCACGCGCGCGAAACAACGTCTTTTTATTTCCGTTCCGTCCATGCGCCGCTTAAAAAAAGCAAACGCCTCCCGCTTGCTTTCTTTTCTTCAAACAAAAGCGAAAAGCCTCGTCTAA
- a CDS encoding sporulation protein has product MDQHFFKNIEKKTGVNMQDIFALANSLQHANFKDEKTVRGIVKRVAQIANRNVPKELEDKIVQSIVNNGKQIDFHTIANMLNKK; this is encoded by the coding sequence ATGGATCAACATTTTTTTAAAAACATTGAAAAGAAAACGGGTGTGAATATGCAAGATATTTTTGCGCTCGCCAATTCGTTGCAACATGCGAACTTTAAAGATGAAAAAACGGTGCGCGGCATCGTCAAGCGCGTCGCTCAGATTGCGAATCGTAACGTACCGAAAGAATTGGAAGATAAAATTGTGCAATCGATCGTCAATAACGGAAAACAGATCGATTTTCATACAATTGCGAATATGTTAAACAAAAAATAA